Proteins from one Carassius gibelio isolate Cgi1373 ecotype wild population from Czech Republic chromosome A25, carGib1.2-hapl.c, whole genome shotgun sequence genomic window:
- the LOC127947314 gene encoding protein NDRG4 isoform X7: MPECWDGEHDIETPYGMLHVVIRGAPKGNKPAILTYHDVGLNHKLCFNTFFHNEDMQEITKHFVVCHVDAPGQHIGAPQMPQGYQYPTMDQLAGMLPSVVQHFGFKSIVGIGVGAGAYILAKFALIFPDLVEGLVLLNIDPNGKGWIDWATTKLSGLTSTLPDTVLAHLFSQEELMSNTEVVQTYRQQINNTINQFNLQLFWNMYNSRRDLEMNRSGSVLNAKTLRCPVMLVVGDNAPAEEGVVECNSKLDPTNTTFLKMADSGGMPQITQPGKLSEAFKYFLQGMGYIAYMKDRRMSGGPVPSASMTRLARSRTASLTSGGSVDGSRSRACTHSDSSEGVGQVSHTMEVSC, encoded by the exons ATGCCGGAGTGCTGGGACGGG gaacaTGACATTGAAACCCCTTATGGGATGCTGCACGTAGTGATCCGTGGGGCTCCCAAGGGCAACAAGCCAGCTATCCTGACCTACCATGATGTTGGGCTCAACC ACAAGCTGTGCTTCAACACGTTCTTCCACAATGAAGACATGCAGGAGATCACTAAACATTTTGTGGTGTGCCACGTGGATGCCCCGGGCCAGCACATTGGTGCCCCCCAGATGCCTCAAGG ATATCAGTATCCAACCATGGACCAGCTAGCTGGGATGCTTCCGAGTGTGGTGCAACACTTTGG CTTCAAGAGCATTGTTGGAATTGGAGTCGGGGCTGGTGCCTACATCCTCGCCAAATTTGCG CTGATTTTCCCTGATCTTGTGGAGGGTCTGGTTCTACTCAACATTGATCCCAATGGGAAGGGATGGATCGACTGGGCCACAACAAAATTGTCAGGACTCACCAGTACTTTACCAGACACTGTCCTCGCCCATCTCTTCAGCCAG GAAGAGCTTATGAGCAACACAGAAGTGGTTCAGACTTACCGTCAACAGATCAACAACACCATCAACCAGTTCAACCTACAGCTCTTCTGGAACATGTATAACAG CCGCAGGGATTTGGAAATGAACCGCAGTGGATCTGTGCTAAATGCTAAGACCCTGAG GTGCCCGGTCATGCTGGTCGTTGGAGACAATGCTCCGGCCGAGGAAGGCGTG GTTGAGTGCAACTCCAAACTGGATCCAACCAACACCACATTCCTAAAG ATGGCTGATTCAGGTGGAATGCCTCAAATTACACAG CCTGGAAAACTCTCCGAGGCTTTCAAATACTTCCTGCAGGGGATGGGTTACA TTGCTTATATGAAGGATCGGAGAATGAGTGGGGGGCCAG TGCCCTCGGCTAGTATGACTCGTCTTGCTCGCTCGCGAACGGCCTCTCTGACCAGCGGCGGCTCCGTGGATGGTTCTCGCAGCCGCGCGTGCACGCACTCAGATAGCAGTGAGGGCGTCGGGCAGGTCAGCCACACCATGGAAGTGTCCTGCTGA
- the LOC127947314 gene encoding protein NDRG4 isoform X4, with the protein MGPGLFWIFPSKTSCTVPQSLLQTMLLSRMAGIKDQQFTEEKPLLPESGGQETEMENCETFVAEGDWKEHDIETPYGMLHVVIRGAPKGNKPAILTYHDVGLNHKLCFNTFFHNEDMQEITKHFVVCHVDAPGQHIGAPQMPQGYQYPTMDQLAGMLPSVVQHFGFKSIVGIGVGAGAYILAKFALIFPDLVEGLVLLNIDPNGKGWIDWATTKLSGLTSTLPDTVLAHLFSQEELMSNTEVVQTYRQQINNTINQFNLQLFWNMYNSRRDLEMNRSGSVLNAKTLRCPVMLVVGDNAPAEEGVVECNSKLDPTNTTFLKMADSGGMPQITQPGKLSEAFKYFLQGMGYIAYMKDRRMSGGPVPSASMTRLARSRTASLTSGGSVDGSRSRACTHSDSSEGVGQVSHTMEVSC; encoded by the exons GTTGCTCTCCAGGATGGCGGGCATAAAGGATCAGCAGTTCACTGAAGAGAAACCCCTACTGCCAGAATCTGGGGGACAGGAAACGGAGATg GAAAACTGTGAGACCTTTGTGGCTGAGGGAGATTGGAAG gaacaTGACATTGAAACCCCTTATGGGATGCTGCACGTAGTGATCCGTGGGGCTCCCAAGGGCAACAAGCCAGCTATCCTGACCTACCATGATGTTGGGCTCAACC ACAAGCTGTGCTTCAACACGTTCTTCCACAATGAAGACATGCAGGAGATCACTAAACATTTTGTGGTGTGCCACGTGGATGCCCCGGGCCAGCACATTGGTGCCCCCCAGATGCCTCAAGG ATATCAGTATCCAACCATGGACCAGCTAGCTGGGATGCTTCCGAGTGTGGTGCAACACTTTGG CTTCAAGAGCATTGTTGGAATTGGAGTCGGGGCTGGTGCCTACATCCTCGCCAAATTTGCG CTGATTTTCCCTGATCTTGTGGAGGGTCTGGTTCTACTCAACATTGATCCCAATGGGAAGGGATGGATCGACTGGGCCACAACAAAATTGTCAGGACTCACCAGTACTTTACCAGACACTGTCCTCGCCCATCTCTTCAGCCAG GAAGAGCTTATGAGCAACACAGAAGTGGTTCAGACTTACCGTCAACAGATCAACAACACCATCAACCAGTTCAACCTACAGCTCTTCTGGAACATGTATAACAG CCGCAGGGATTTGGAAATGAACCGCAGTGGATCTGTGCTAAATGCTAAGACCCTGAG GTGCCCGGTCATGCTGGTCGTTGGAGACAATGCTCCGGCCGAGGAAGGCGTG GTTGAGTGCAACTCCAAACTGGATCCAACCAACACCACATTCCTAAAG ATGGCTGATTCAGGTGGAATGCCTCAAATTACACAG CCTGGAAAACTCTCCGAGGCTTTCAAATACTTCCTGCAGGGGATGGGTTACA TTGCTTATATGAAGGATCGGAGAATGAGTGGGGGGCCAG TGCCCTCGGCTAGTATGACTCGTCTTGCTCGCTCGCGAACGGCCTCTCTGACCAGCGGCGGCTCCGTGGATGGTTCTCGCAGCCGCGCGTGCACGCACTCAGATAGCAGTGAGGGCGTCGGGCAGGTCAGCCACACCATGGAAGTGTCCTGCTGA
- the LOC127947314 gene encoding protein NDRG4 isoform X3, producing MAGIKDQQFTEEKPLLPESGGQETEMAKGQCVHALPCATPSPPTARPPKRWHAIARHWLGLTRRRTSGYFPENCETFVAEGDWKEHDIETPYGMLHVVIRGAPKGNKPAILTYHDVGLNHKLCFNTFFHNEDMQEITKHFVVCHVDAPGQHIGAPQMPQGYQYPTMDQLAGMLPSVVQHFGFKSIVGIGVGAGAYILAKFALIFPDLVEGLVLLNIDPNGKGWIDWATTKLSGLTSTLPDTVLAHLFSQEELMSNTEVVQTYRQQINNTINQFNLQLFWNMYNSRRDLEMNRSGSVLNAKTLRCPVMLVVGDNAPAEEGVVECNSKLDPTNTTFLKMADSGGMPQITQPGKLSEAFKYFLQGMGYIAYMKDRRMSGGPVPSASMTRLARSRTASLTSGGSVDGSRSRACTHSDSSEGVGQVSHTMEVSC from the exons ATGGCGGGCATAAAGGATCAGCAGTTCACTGAAGAGAAACCCCTACTGCCAGAATCTGGGGGACAGGAAACGGAGATg GCTAAAGGACAGTGTGTGCACGCGCTGCCCTGTGCTACGCCCTCCCCCCCTACGGCTCGCCCCCCAAAACGCTGGCATGCCATCGCCCGACACTGGCTCGGCCTGACGCGCCGTCGGACCAGCGGGTACTTCCCG GAAAACTGTGAGACCTTTGTGGCTGAGGGAGATTGGAAG gaacaTGACATTGAAACCCCTTATGGGATGCTGCACGTAGTGATCCGTGGGGCTCCCAAGGGCAACAAGCCAGCTATCCTGACCTACCATGATGTTGGGCTCAACC ACAAGCTGTGCTTCAACACGTTCTTCCACAATGAAGACATGCAGGAGATCACTAAACATTTTGTGGTGTGCCACGTGGATGCCCCGGGCCAGCACATTGGTGCCCCCCAGATGCCTCAAGG ATATCAGTATCCAACCATGGACCAGCTAGCTGGGATGCTTCCGAGTGTGGTGCAACACTTTGG CTTCAAGAGCATTGTTGGAATTGGAGTCGGGGCTGGTGCCTACATCCTCGCCAAATTTGCG CTGATTTTCCCTGATCTTGTGGAGGGTCTGGTTCTACTCAACATTGATCCCAATGGGAAGGGATGGATCGACTGGGCCACAACAAAATTGTCAGGACTCACCAGTACTTTACCAGACACTGTCCTCGCCCATCTCTTCAGCCAG GAAGAGCTTATGAGCAACACAGAAGTGGTTCAGACTTACCGTCAACAGATCAACAACACCATCAACCAGTTCAACCTACAGCTCTTCTGGAACATGTATAACAG CCGCAGGGATTTGGAAATGAACCGCAGTGGATCTGTGCTAAATGCTAAGACCCTGAG GTGCCCGGTCATGCTGGTCGTTGGAGACAATGCTCCGGCCGAGGAAGGCGTG GTTGAGTGCAACTCCAAACTGGATCCAACCAACACCACATTCCTAAAG ATGGCTGATTCAGGTGGAATGCCTCAAATTACACAG CCTGGAAAACTCTCCGAGGCTTTCAAATACTTCCTGCAGGGGATGGGTTACA TTGCTTATATGAAGGATCGGAGAATGAGTGGGGGGCCAG TGCCCTCGGCTAGTATGACTCGTCTTGCTCGCTCGCGAACGGCCTCTCTGACCAGCGGCGGCTCCGTGGATGGTTCTCGCAGCCGCGCGTGCACGCACTCAGATAGCAGTGAGGGCGTCGGGCAGGTCAGCCACACCATGGAAGTGTCCTGCTGA
- the LOC127947314 gene encoding protein NDRG4 isoform X6: MAGIKDQQFTEEKPLLPESGGQETEMENCETFVAEGDWKEHDIETPYGMLHVVIRGAPKGNKPAILTYHDVGLNHKLCFNTFFHNEDMQEITKHFVVCHVDAPGQHIGAPQMPQGYQYPTMDQLAGMLPSVVQHFGFKSIVGIGVGAGAYILAKFALIFPDLVEGLVLLNIDPNGKGWIDWATTKLSGLTSTLPDTVLAHLFSQEELMSNTEVVQTYRQQINNTINQFNLQLFWNMYNSRRDLEMNRSGSVLNAKTLRCPVMLVVGDNAPAEEGVVECNSKLDPTNTTFLKMADSGGMPQITQPGKLSEAFKYFLQGMGYIAYMKDRRMSGGPVPSASMTRLARSRTASLTSGGSVDGSRSRACTHSDSSEGVGQVSHTMEVSC; this comes from the exons ATGGCGGGCATAAAGGATCAGCAGTTCACTGAAGAGAAACCCCTACTGCCAGAATCTGGGGGACAGGAAACGGAGATg GAAAACTGTGAGACCTTTGTGGCTGAGGGAGATTGGAAG gaacaTGACATTGAAACCCCTTATGGGATGCTGCACGTAGTGATCCGTGGGGCTCCCAAGGGCAACAAGCCAGCTATCCTGACCTACCATGATGTTGGGCTCAACC ACAAGCTGTGCTTCAACACGTTCTTCCACAATGAAGACATGCAGGAGATCACTAAACATTTTGTGGTGTGCCACGTGGATGCCCCGGGCCAGCACATTGGTGCCCCCCAGATGCCTCAAGG ATATCAGTATCCAACCATGGACCAGCTAGCTGGGATGCTTCCGAGTGTGGTGCAACACTTTGG CTTCAAGAGCATTGTTGGAATTGGAGTCGGGGCTGGTGCCTACATCCTCGCCAAATTTGCG CTGATTTTCCCTGATCTTGTGGAGGGTCTGGTTCTACTCAACATTGATCCCAATGGGAAGGGATGGATCGACTGGGCCACAACAAAATTGTCAGGACTCACCAGTACTTTACCAGACACTGTCCTCGCCCATCTCTTCAGCCAG GAAGAGCTTATGAGCAACACAGAAGTGGTTCAGACTTACCGTCAACAGATCAACAACACCATCAACCAGTTCAACCTACAGCTCTTCTGGAACATGTATAACAG CCGCAGGGATTTGGAAATGAACCGCAGTGGATCTGTGCTAAATGCTAAGACCCTGAG GTGCCCGGTCATGCTGGTCGTTGGAGACAATGCTCCGGCCGAGGAAGGCGTG GTTGAGTGCAACTCCAAACTGGATCCAACCAACACCACATTCCTAAAG ATGGCTGATTCAGGTGGAATGCCTCAAATTACACAG CCTGGAAAACTCTCCGAGGCTTTCAAATACTTCCTGCAGGGGATGGGTTACA TTGCTTATATGAAGGATCGGAGAATGAGTGGGGGGCCAG TGCCCTCGGCTAGTATGACTCGTCTTGCTCGCTCGCGAACGGCCTCTCTGACCAGCGGCGGCTCCGTGGATGGTTCTCGCAGCCGCGCGTGCACGCACTCAGATAGCAGTGAGGGCGTCGGGCAGGTCAGCCACACCATGGAAGTGTCCTGCTGA
- the LOC127947314 gene encoding protein NDRG4 isoform X8, which translates to MPECWDGEHDIETPYGMLHVVIRGAPKGNKPAILTYHDVGLNHKLCFNTFFHNEDMQEITKHFVVCHVDAPGQHIGAPQMPQGYQYPTMDQLAGMLPSVVQHFGFKSIVGIGVGAGAYILAKFALIFPDLVEGLVLLNIDPNGKGWIDWATTKLSGLTSTLPDTVLAHLFSQEELMSNTEVVQTYRQQINNTINQFNLQLFWNMYNSRRDLEMNRSGSVLNAKTLRCPVMLVVGDNAPAEEGVVECNSKLDPTNTTFLKMADSGGMPQITQPGKLSEAFKYFLQGMGYMPSASMTRLARSRTASLTSGGSVDGSRSRACTHSDSSEGVGQVSHTMEVSC; encoded by the exons ATGCCGGAGTGCTGGGACGGG gaacaTGACATTGAAACCCCTTATGGGATGCTGCACGTAGTGATCCGTGGGGCTCCCAAGGGCAACAAGCCAGCTATCCTGACCTACCATGATGTTGGGCTCAACC ACAAGCTGTGCTTCAACACGTTCTTCCACAATGAAGACATGCAGGAGATCACTAAACATTTTGTGGTGTGCCACGTGGATGCCCCGGGCCAGCACATTGGTGCCCCCCAGATGCCTCAAGG ATATCAGTATCCAACCATGGACCAGCTAGCTGGGATGCTTCCGAGTGTGGTGCAACACTTTGG CTTCAAGAGCATTGTTGGAATTGGAGTCGGGGCTGGTGCCTACATCCTCGCCAAATTTGCG CTGATTTTCCCTGATCTTGTGGAGGGTCTGGTTCTACTCAACATTGATCCCAATGGGAAGGGATGGATCGACTGGGCCACAACAAAATTGTCAGGACTCACCAGTACTTTACCAGACACTGTCCTCGCCCATCTCTTCAGCCAG GAAGAGCTTATGAGCAACACAGAAGTGGTTCAGACTTACCGTCAACAGATCAACAACACCATCAACCAGTTCAACCTACAGCTCTTCTGGAACATGTATAACAG CCGCAGGGATTTGGAAATGAACCGCAGTGGATCTGTGCTAAATGCTAAGACCCTGAG GTGCCCGGTCATGCTGGTCGTTGGAGACAATGCTCCGGCCGAGGAAGGCGTG GTTGAGTGCAACTCCAAACTGGATCCAACCAACACCACATTCCTAAAG ATGGCTGATTCAGGTGGAATGCCTCAAATTACACAG CCTGGAAAACTCTCCGAGGCTTTCAAATACTTCCTGCAGGGGATGGGTTACA TGCCCTCGGCTAGTATGACTCGTCTTGCTCGCTCGCGAACGGCCTCTCTGACCAGCGGCGGCTCCGTGGATGGTTCTCGCAGCCGCGCGTGCACGCACTCAGATAGCAGTGAGGGCGTCGGGCAGGTCAGCCACACCATGGAAGTGTCCTGCTGA
- the LOC127947314 gene encoding protein NDRG4 isoform X1, which translates to MGPGLFWIFPSKTSCTVPQSLLQTMLLSRMAGIKDQQFTEEKPLLPESGGQETEMAKGQCVHALPCATPSPPTARPPKRWHAIARHWLGLTRRRTSGYFPENCETFVAEGDWKEHDIETPYGMLHVVIRGAPKGNKPAILTYHDVGLNHKLCFNTFFHNEDMQEITKHFVVCHVDAPGQHIGAPQMPQGYQYPTMDQLAGMLPSVVQHFGFKSIVGIGVGAGAYILAKFALIFPDLVEGLVLLNIDPNGKGWIDWATTKLSGLTSTLPDTVLAHLFSQEELMSNTEVVQTYRQQINNTINQFNLQLFWNMYNSRRDLEMNRSGSVLNAKTLRCPVMLVVGDNAPAEEGVVECNSKLDPTNTTFLKMADSGGMPQITQPGKLSEAFKYFLQGMGYIAYMKDRRMSGGPVPSASMTRLARSRTASLTSGGSVDGSRSRACTHSDSSEGVGQVSHTMEVSC; encoded by the exons GTTGCTCTCCAGGATGGCGGGCATAAAGGATCAGCAGTTCACTGAAGAGAAACCCCTACTGCCAGAATCTGGGGGACAGGAAACGGAGATg GCTAAAGGACAGTGTGTGCACGCGCTGCCCTGTGCTACGCCCTCCCCCCCTACGGCTCGCCCCCCAAAACGCTGGCATGCCATCGCCCGACACTGGCTCGGCCTGACGCGCCGTCGGACCAGCGGGTACTTCCCG GAAAACTGTGAGACCTTTGTGGCTGAGGGAGATTGGAAG gaacaTGACATTGAAACCCCTTATGGGATGCTGCACGTAGTGATCCGTGGGGCTCCCAAGGGCAACAAGCCAGCTATCCTGACCTACCATGATGTTGGGCTCAACC ACAAGCTGTGCTTCAACACGTTCTTCCACAATGAAGACATGCAGGAGATCACTAAACATTTTGTGGTGTGCCACGTGGATGCCCCGGGCCAGCACATTGGTGCCCCCCAGATGCCTCAAGG ATATCAGTATCCAACCATGGACCAGCTAGCTGGGATGCTTCCGAGTGTGGTGCAACACTTTGG CTTCAAGAGCATTGTTGGAATTGGAGTCGGGGCTGGTGCCTACATCCTCGCCAAATTTGCG CTGATTTTCCCTGATCTTGTGGAGGGTCTGGTTCTACTCAACATTGATCCCAATGGGAAGGGATGGATCGACTGGGCCACAACAAAATTGTCAGGACTCACCAGTACTTTACCAGACACTGTCCTCGCCCATCTCTTCAGCCAG GAAGAGCTTATGAGCAACACAGAAGTGGTTCAGACTTACCGTCAACAGATCAACAACACCATCAACCAGTTCAACCTACAGCTCTTCTGGAACATGTATAACAG CCGCAGGGATTTGGAAATGAACCGCAGTGGATCTGTGCTAAATGCTAAGACCCTGAG GTGCCCGGTCATGCTGGTCGTTGGAGACAATGCTCCGGCCGAGGAAGGCGTG GTTGAGTGCAACTCCAAACTGGATCCAACCAACACCACATTCCTAAAG ATGGCTGATTCAGGTGGAATGCCTCAAATTACACAG CCTGGAAAACTCTCCGAGGCTTTCAAATACTTCCTGCAGGGGATGGGTTACA TTGCTTATATGAAGGATCGGAGAATGAGTGGGGGGCCAG TGCCCTCGGCTAGTATGACTCGTCTTGCTCGCTCGCGAACGGCCTCTCTGACCAGCGGCGGCTCCGTGGATGGTTCTCGCAGCCGCGCGTGCACGCACTCAGATAGCAGTGAGGGCGTCGGGCAGGTCAGCCACACCATGGAAGTGTCCTGCTGA
- the LOC127947314 gene encoding protein NDRG4-B isoform X5, whose protein sequence is MGPGLFWIFPSKTSCTVPQSLLQTMLLSRMAGIKDQQFTEEKPLLPESGGQETEMENCETFVAEGDWKEHDIETPYGMLHVVIRGAPKGNKPAILTYHDVGLNHKLCFNTFFHNEDMQEITKHFVVCHVDAPGQHIGAPQMPQGYQYPTMDQLAGMLPSVVQHFGFKSIVGIGVGAGAYILAKFALIFPDLVEGLVLLNIDPNGKGWIDWATTKLSGLTSTLPDTVLAHLFSQEELMSNTEVVQTYRQQINNTINQFNLQLFWNMYNSRRDLEMNRSGSVLNAKTLRCPVMLVVGDNAPAEEGVVECNSKLDPTNTTFLKMADSGGMPQITQPGKLSEAFKYFLQGMGYMPSASMTRLARSRTASLTSGGSVDGSRSRACTHSDSSEGVGQVSHTMEVSC, encoded by the exons GTTGCTCTCCAGGATGGCGGGCATAAAGGATCAGCAGTTCACTGAAGAGAAACCCCTACTGCCAGAATCTGGGGGACAGGAAACGGAGATg GAAAACTGTGAGACCTTTGTGGCTGAGGGAGATTGGAAG gaacaTGACATTGAAACCCCTTATGGGATGCTGCACGTAGTGATCCGTGGGGCTCCCAAGGGCAACAAGCCAGCTATCCTGACCTACCATGATGTTGGGCTCAACC ACAAGCTGTGCTTCAACACGTTCTTCCACAATGAAGACATGCAGGAGATCACTAAACATTTTGTGGTGTGCCACGTGGATGCCCCGGGCCAGCACATTGGTGCCCCCCAGATGCCTCAAGG ATATCAGTATCCAACCATGGACCAGCTAGCTGGGATGCTTCCGAGTGTGGTGCAACACTTTGG CTTCAAGAGCATTGTTGGAATTGGAGTCGGGGCTGGTGCCTACATCCTCGCCAAATTTGCG CTGATTTTCCCTGATCTTGTGGAGGGTCTGGTTCTACTCAACATTGATCCCAATGGGAAGGGATGGATCGACTGGGCCACAACAAAATTGTCAGGACTCACCAGTACTTTACCAGACACTGTCCTCGCCCATCTCTTCAGCCAG GAAGAGCTTATGAGCAACACAGAAGTGGTTCAGACTTACCGTCAACAGATCAACAACACCATCAACCAGTTCAACCTACAGCTCTTCTGGAACATGTATAACAG CCGCAGGGATTTGGAAATGAACCGCAGTGGATCTGTGCTAAATGCTAAGACCCTGAG GTGCCCGGTCATGCTGGTCGTTGGAGACAATGCTCCGGCCGAGGAAGGCGTG GTTGAGTGCAACTCCAAACTGGATCCAACCAACACCACATTCCTAAAG ATGGCTGATTCAGGTGGAATGCCTCAAATTACACAG CCTGGAAAACTCTCCGAGGCTTTCAAATACTTCCTGCAGGGGATGGGTTACA TGCCCTCGGCTAGTATGACTCGTCTTGCTCGCTCGCGAACGGCCTCTCTGACCAGCGGCGGCTCCGTGGATGGTTCTCGCAGCCGCGCGTGCACGCACTCAGATAGCAGTGAGGGCGTCGGGCAGGTCAGCCACACCATGGAAGTGTCCTGCTGA
- the LOC127947314 gene encoding protein NDRG4 isoform X2: protein MGPGLFWIFPSKTSCTVPQSLLQTMLLSRMAGIKDQQFTEEKPLLPESGGQETEMAKGQCVHALPCATPSPPTARPPKRWHAIARHWLGLTRRRTSGYFPENCETFVAEGDWKEHDIETPYGMLHVVIRGAPKGNKPAILTYHDVGLNHKLCFNTFFHNEDMQEITKHFVVCHVDAPGQHIGAPQMPQGYQYPTMDQLAGMLPSVVQHFGFKSIVGIGVGAGAYILAKFALIFPDLVEGLVLLNIDPNGKGWIDWATTKLSGLTSTLPDTVLAHLFSQEELMSNTEVVQTYRQQINNTINQFNLQLFWNMYNSRRDLEMNRSGSVLNAKTLRCPVMLVVGDNAPAEEGVVECNSKLDPTNTTFLKMADSGGMPQITQPGKLSEAFKYFLQGMGYMPSASMTRLARSRTASLTSGGSVDGSRSRACTHSDSSEGVGQVSHTMEVSC, encoded by the exons GTTGCTCTCCAGGATGGCGGGCATAAAGGATCAGCAGTTCACTGAAGAGAAACCCCTACTGCCAGAATCTGGGGGACAGGAAACGGAGATg GCTAAAGGACAGTGTGTGCACGCGCTGCCCTGTGCTACGCCCTCCCCCCCTACGGCTCGCCCCCCAAAACGCTGGCATGCCATCGCCCGACACTGGCTCGGCCTGACGCGCCGTCGGACCAGCGGGTACTTCCCG GAAAACTGTGAGACCTTTGTGGCTGAGGGAGATTGGAAG gaacaTGACATTGAAACCCCTTATGGGATGCTGCACGTAGTGATCCGTGGGGCTCCCAAGGGCAACAAGCCAGCTATCCTGACCTACCATGATGTTGGGCTCAACC ACAAGCTGTGCTTCAACACGTTCTTCCACAATGAAGACATGCAGGAGATCACTAAACATTTTGTGGTGTGCCACGTGGATGCCCCGGGCCAGCACATTGGTGCCCCCCAGATGCCTCAAGG ATATCAGTATCCAACCATGGACCAGCTAGCTGGGATGCTTCCGAGTGTGGTGCAACACTTTGG CTTCAAGAGCATTGTTGGAATTGGAGTCGGGGCTGGTGCCTACATCCTCGCCAAATTTGCG CTGATTTTCCCTGATCTTGTGGAGGGTCTGGTTCTACTCAACATTGATCCCAATGGGAAGGGATGGATCGACTGGGCCACAACAAAATTGTCAGGACTCACCAGTACTTTACCAGACACTGTCCTCGCCCATCTCTTCAGCCAG GAAGAGCTTATGAGCAACACAGAAGTGGTTCAGACTTACCGTCAACAGATCAACAACACCATCAACCAGTTCAACCTACAGCTCTTCTGGAACATGTATAACAG CCGCAGGGATTTGGAAATGAACCGCAGTGGATCTGTGCTAAATGCTAAGACCCTGAG GTGCCCGGTCATGCTGGTCGTTGGAGACAATGCTCCGGCCGAGGAAGGCGTG GTTGAGTGCAACTCCAAACTGGATCCAACCAACACCACATTCCTAAAG ATGGCTGATTCAGGTGGAATGCCTCAAATTACACAG CCTGGAAAACTCTCCGAGGCTTTCAAATACTTCCTGCAGGGGATGGGTTACA TGCCCTCGGCTAGTATGACTCGTCTTGCTCGCTCGCGAACGGCCTCTCTGACCAGCGGCGGCTCCGTGGATGGTTCTCGCAGCCGCGCGTGCACGCACTCAGATAGCAGTGAGGGCGTCGGGCAGGTCAGCCACACCATGGAAGTGTCCTGCTGA